The following are encoded together in the Brassica napus cultivar Da-Ae chromosome A9, Da-Ae, whole genome shotgun sequence genome:
- the BNAA09G04130D gene encoding uncharacterized protein BNAA09G04130D, protein MGGNSSKQLSLFSFYKSRRSSHRVQADAWDDGVYTRKAWASDEDKRYWVAEPGIDRKASAFIARFHASRVSESERQTLPPCQSHPN, encoded by the coding sequence ATGGGAGGCAACAGCAGTAAGCAATTATCTCTCTTCAGCTTCTATAAATCACGAAGGTCGTCTCATAGAGTTCAAGCAGACGCCTGGGACGACGGCGTATACACAAGGAAGGCATGGGCCAGCGACGAGGACAAGCGATATTGGGTGGCTGAGCCAGGTATTGACCGTAAAGCTTCTGCCTTCATCGCCAGGTTCCATGCCTCTCGTGTCTCTGAGTCCGAGCGCCAAACTCTCCCTCCTTGTCAGTCTCATCCTAACTAG